The following proteins are encoded in a genomic region of Maylandia zebra isolate NMK-2024a linkage group LG1, Mzebra_GT3a, whole genome shotgun sequence:
- the LOC112435283 gene encoding G2/M phase-specific E3 ubiquitin-protein ligase-like isoform X4, which yields MGRQTVSLPEDGDHAEISRLLEETFPKMEYLCGGWLLHKATGGSGRRKLTVIPPETEGYSVKTLKAVSGGGKSTFYIVPLQETLDTSPLPPDSQHFSKMPKKICYQCNEVMPLQMLAVHINTCKGKFSPDETDDEQESELCIVKSKCKVICPICTKDFPEDEITVHASLCGDSFQCMVPEENDQTTGTPAQTSVCTTDSVEDVLRCLEQQVDTTTEFKLCVDREDLPDRGILQWQRKKAASPTSVLRVVFIGEAGVDTGALRKEFLSDMISGIESRFFEGLENKGKNPKYSLTDLDNENFRTVGEIIAVSLAQGGPSPAFFKEWCYNFLCSGEVDFSCLSKEDVADVESSLLIRKVEDAADIQSLMMWADEIVSCGYTNQIKMDSKESMIRAIVLHSTTRLIPMLQQLRKGMELYGLVNLMAVNPEACHSLFVPGKILKPDADFIMMSCQPHFSEKGTSRERTERKIINFLQDFLQEIEVSDGNTGGAGGEKSESLAVHHVLQWMTGQSHVPILPDEKRHFKITCKFDHECKERLGDHSICYPVVSACTCTVTFPVQHLDTYTVFKTIMSAAVKYGGGFHRV from the exons ATGGGGAGACAAACAGTGTCTCTTCCAGAAGATGGTGACCATGCAGAG ATTTCTAGACTTCTGGAAGAAACCTTTCCAAAAATGGAATATCTTTGTGGAGGATGGCTCTTACATAAGGCAACAG GTGGCAGTGGTCGACGAAAGCTCACTGTAATTCCACCTGAAACAGAAGGATATTCTGTCAAAACACTGAAAGCTGTGTCAGGAGGTGGCAAATCCACTTTTTACATAGTACCTCTTCAGGAAACATTAGACACATCTCCTCTACCTCCCGACTCACAGCACTTTTCAAAGATGCCAAAGAAGATATGTTACCAGTGTAATGAAGTTATGCCTCTGCAGATGCTTGCAGTACACATCAATACGTGCAAAGGAAAATTCTCTCCTGATGAGACTGATGATGAG CAGGAATCGGAGTTATGCATTGTGAAAAGCAAATGCAAG GTTATTTGTCCAATATGCACTAAGGATTTTCCTGAAGATGAGATCACAGTCCATGCGAGTCTGTGTGGGGATAG CTTTCAATGCATGGTGCCTGAAGAAAATGACCAAACTACAGGGACACCAGCTCAAACTTCAGTATGCACAACAGACAG CGTGGAAGATGTATTGCGTTGCCTTGAACAACAAGTCGACACCACAACAGAATTTAAGTTGTGTGTGGACAGAGAAGACCTTCCAGACAGAGGCATTCTccagtggcagagaaaaaaagctgCATCTCCCACCAGTGTTCTTAGGGTGGTTTTCATTGGAGAGGCAGGCGTGGATACAGGAGCACTTAGGAAAGAGTTTTTGAGTG ACATGATTTCAGGTATTGAAAGCAGATTCTTTGAAGGACTTGAGAACAAGGGCAAAAACCCCAAGTATTCTCTGACCGATCTTGATAATGAAAACTTCAG AACTGTTGGTGAAATAATTGCAGTCAGCCTCGCCCAAGGAGGCCCATCTCCTGCCTTTTTCAAAGAATGGTGCTACAATTTCCTCTGCTCAGGAGAGGTTGATTTCAGCTGTCTGTCTAAGGAGGATGTTGCAGATGTGGAATCTTCCCTGCTCATCCGCAAA GTTGAAGATGCAGCAGACATACAGTCTCTGATGATGTGGGCTGATGAAATTGTCAGCTGTGGATACACAAACCAGATAAAGATGGATAGTAAGGAAAGCATGATCCG tgctATTGTCTTACACTCTACAACAAGACTGATTCCAATGCTACAGCAGCTCCGAAAGGGCATGGAACTGTATGGTCTTGTGAACCTGATGGCTGTAAATCCTGAAGCTTGCCACAGTTTGTTTGTTCCTGGGAAAATCCTCAAA CCAGACGCTGATTTCATTATGATGAGCTGCCAACCACATTTCAGTGAAAAAGGGACATCTAGGGAGAGAACTGAGAGGAAGATCATAAATTTTTTGCAAGATTTCTTGCAGGAGATTGAAGTATCAG ATGGAAACACAGGCGGTGCAGGTGGTGAAAAATCAGAGTCTCTTGCTGTCCACcatgtgctccagtggatgaccGGCCAGTCCCATGTTCCCATCCTTCCTGATGAAAAGAGACATTTCAAAATAACATGCAAGTTTGACCATGAATGTAAGGAGCGGCTGGGAGATCACTCCATTTGTTACCCAGTTGTGAGTGCATGCACTTGTACTGtgacttttccagtgcagcATCTGGACACTTACACAGTGTTTAAAACCATAATGAGTGCAGCAGTTAAATATGGTGGTGGATTCCACAGAGTTTAA
- the LOC112435283 gene encoding uncharacterized protein LOC112435283 isoform X1, translating into MGRQTVSLPEDGDHAEISRLLEETFPKMEYLCGGWLLHKATGGSGRRKLTVIPPETEGYSVKTLKAVSGGGKSTFYIVPLQETLDTSPLPPDSQHFSKMPKKICYQCNEVMPLQMLAVHINTCKGKFSPDETDDEQESELCIVKSKCKVICPICTKDFPEDEITVHASLCGDSFQCMVPEENDQTTGTPAQTSVCTTDSVEDVLRCLEQQVDTTTEFKLCVDREDLPDRGILQWQRKKAASPTSVLRVVFIGEAGVDTGALRKEFLSDMISGIESRFFEGLENKGKNPKYSLTDLDNENFRTVGEIIAVSLAQGGPSPAFFKEWCYNFLCSGEVDFSCLSKEDVADVESSLLIRKVEDAADIQSLMMWADEIVSCGYTNQIKMDSKESMIRAIVLHSTTRLIPMLQQLRKGMELYGLVNLMAVNPEACHSLFVPGKILKPDADFIMMSCQPHFSEKGTSRERTERKIINFLQDFLQEIEVSEKTSETFSNITDGNTGGAGGEKSESLAVHHVLQWMTGQSHVPILPDEKRHFKITCKFDHECKERLGDHSICYPVVSACTCTVTFPVQHLDTYTVFKTIMSAAVKYGGGFHRV; encoded by the exons ATGGGGAGACAAACAGTGTCTCTTCCAGAAGATGGTGACCATGCAGAG ATTTCTAGACTTCTGGAAGAAACCTTTCCAAAAATGGAATATCTTTGTGGAGGATGGCTCTTACATAAGGCAACAG GTGGCAGTGGTCGACGAAAGCTCACTGTAATTCCACCTGAAACAGAAGGATATTCTGTCAAAACACTGAAAGCTGTGTCAGGAGGTGGCAAATCCACTTTTTACATAGTACCTCTTCAGGAAACATTAGACACATCTCCTCTACCTCCCGACTCACAGCACTTTTCAAAGATGCCAAAGAAGATATGTTACCAGTGTAATGAAGTTATGCCTCTGCAGATGCTTGCAGTACACATCAATACGTGCAAAGGAAAATTCTCTCCTGATGAGACTGATGATGAG CAGGAATCGGAGTTATGCATTGTGAAAAGCAAATGCAAG GTTATTTGTCCAATATGCACTAAGGATTTTCCTGAAGATGAGATCACAGTCCATGCGAGTCTGTGTGGGGATAG CTTTCAATGCATGGTGCCTGAAGAAAATGACCAAACTACAGGGACACCAGCTCAAACTTCAGTATGCACAACAGACAG CGTGGAAGATGTATTGCGTTGCCTTGAACAACAAGTCGACACCACAACAGAATTTAAGTTGTGTGTGGACAGAGAAGACCTTCCAGACAGAGGCATTCTccagtggcagagaaaaaaagctgCATCTCCCACCAGTGTTCTTAGGGTGGTTTTCATTGGAGAGGCAGGCGTGGATACAGGAGCACTTAGGAAAGAGTTTTTGAGTG ACATGATTTCAGGTATTGAAAGCAGATTCTTTGAAGGACTTGAGAACAAGGGCAAAAACCCCAAGTATTCTCTGACCGATCTTGATAATGAAAACTTCAG AACTGTTGGTGAAATAATTGCAGTCAGCCTCGCCCAAGGAGGCCCATCTCCTGCCTTTTTCAAAGAATGGTGCTACAATTTCCTCTGCTCAGGAGAGGTTGATTTCAGCTGTCTGTCTAAGGAGGATGTTGCAGATGTGGAATCTTCCCTGCTCATCCGCAAA GTTGAAGATGCAGCAGACATACAGTCTCTGATGATGTGGGCTGATGAAATTGTCAGCTGTGGATACACAAACCAGATAAAGATGGATAGTAAGGAAAGCATGATCCG tgctATTGTCTTACACTCTACAACAAGACTGATTCCAATGCTACAGCAGCTCCGAAAGGGCATGGAACTGTATGGTCTTGTGAACCTGATGGCTGTAAATCCTGAAGCTTGCCACAGTTTGTTTGTTCCTGGGAAAATCCTCAAA CCAGACGCTGATTTCATTATGATGAGCTGCCAACCACATTTCAGTGAAAAAGGGACATCTAGGGAGAGAACTGAGAGGAAGATCATAAATTTTTTGCAAGATTTCTTGCAGGAGATTGAAGTATCAG aaaagacttcagaaacattttcaaacatcaCAGATGGAAACACAGGCGGTGCAGGTGGTGAAAAATCAGAGTCTCTTGCTGTCCACcatgtgctccagtggatgaccGGCCAGTCCCATGTTCCCATCCTTCCTGATGAAAAGAGACATTTCAAAATAACATGCAAGTTTGACCATGAATGTAAGGAGCGGCTGGGAGATCACTCCATTTGTTACCCAGTTGTGAGTGCATGCACTTGTACTGtgacttttccagtgcagcATCTGGACACTTACACAGTGTTTAAAACCATAATGAGTGCAGCAGTTAAATATGGTGGTGGATTCCACAGAGTTTAA
- the LOC112435283 gene encoding uncharacterized protein LOC112435283 isoform X3 encodes MGRQTVSLPEDGDHAEISRLLEETFPKMEYLCGGWLLHKATGGSGRRKLTVIPPETEGYSVKTLKAVSGGGKSTFYIVPLQETLDTSPLPPDSQHFSKMPKKICYQCNEVMPLQMLAVHINTCKGKFSPDETDDEQESELCIVKSKCKVICPICTKDFPEDEITVHASLCGDSFQCMVPEENDQTTGTPAQTSVCTTDSVEDVLRCLEQQVDTTTEFKLCVDREDLPDRGILQWQRKKAASPTSVLRVVFIGEAGVDTGALRKEFLSDMISGIESRFFEGLENKGKNPKYSLTDLDNENFRTVGEIIAVSLAQGGPSPAFFKEWCYNFLCSGEVDFSCLSKEDVADVESSLLIRKVEDAADIQSLMMWADEIVSCGYTNQIKMDSKESMIRLIPMLQQLRKGMELYGLVNLMAVNPEACHSLFVPGKILKPDADFIMMSCQPHFSEKGTSRERTERKIINFLQDFLQEIEVSEKTSETFSNITDGNTGGAGGEKSESLAVHHVLQWMTGQSHVPILPDEKRHFKITCKFDHECKERLGDHSICYPVVSACTCTVTFPVQHLDTYTVFKTIMSAAVKYGGGFHRV; translated from the exons ATGGGGAGACAAACAGTGTCTCTTCCAGAAGATGGTGACCATGCAGAG ATTTCTAGACTTCTGGAAGAAACCTTTCCAAAAATGGAATATCTTTGTGGAGGATGGCTCTTACATAAGGCAACAG GTGGCAGTGGTCGACGAAAGCTCACTGTAATTCCACCTGAAACAGAAGGATATTCTGTCAAAACACTGAAAGCTGTGTCAGGAGGTGGCAAATCCACTTTTTACATAGTACCTCTTCAGGAAACATTAGACACATCTCCTCTACCTCCCGACTCACAGCACTTTTCAAAGATGCCAAAGAAGATATGTTACCAGTGTAATGAAGTTATGCCTCTGCAGATGCTTGCAGTACACATCAATACGTGCAAAGGAAAATTCTCTCCTGATGAGACTGATGATGAG CAGGAATCGGAGTTATGCATTGTGAAAAGCAAATGCAAG GTTATTTGTCCAATATGCACTAAGGATTTTCCTGAAGATGAGATCACAGTCCATGCGAGTCTGTGTGGGGATAG CTTTCAATGCATGGTGCCTGAAGAAAATGACCAAACTACAGGGACACCAGCTCAAACTTCAGTATGCACAACAGACAG CGTGGAAGATGTATTGCGTTGCCTTGAACAACAAGTCGACACCACAACAGAATTTAAGTTGTGTGTGGACAGAGAAGACCTTCCAGACAGAGGCATTCTccagtggcagagaaaaaaagctgCATCTCCCACCAGTGTTCTTAGGGTGGTTTTCATTGGAGAGGCAGGCGTGGATACAGGAGCACTTAGGAAAGAGTTTTTGAGTG ACATGATTTCAGGTATTGAAAGCAGATTCTTTGAAGGACTTGAGAACAAGGGCAAAAACCCCAAGTATTCTCTGACCGATCTTGATAATGAAAACTTCAG AACTGTTGGTGAAATAATTGCAGTCAGCCTCGCCCAAGGAGGCCCATCTCCTGCCTTTTTCAAAGAATGGTGCTACAATTTCCTCTGCTCAGGAGAGGTTGATTTCAGCTGTCTGTCTAAGGAGGATGTTGCAGATGTGGAATCTTCCCTGCTCATCCGCAAA GTTGAAGATGCAGCAGACATACAGTCTCTGATGATGTGGGCTGATGAAATTGTCAGCTGTGGATACACAAACCAGATAAAGATGGATAGTAAGGAAAGCATGATCCG ACTGATTCCAATGCTACAGCAGCTCCGAAAGGGCATGGAACTGTATGGTCTTGTGAACCTGATGGCTGTAAATCCTGAAGCTTGCCACAGTTTGTTTGTTCCTGGGAAAATCCTCAAA CCAGACGCTGATTTCATTATGATGAGCTGCCAACCACATTTCAGTGAAAAAGGGACATCTAGGGAGAGAACTGAGAGGAAGATCATAAATTTTTTGCAAGATTTCTTGCAGGAGATTGAAGTATCAG aaaagacttcagaaacattttcaaacatcaCAGATGGAAACACAGGCGGTGCAGGTGGTGAAAAATCAGAGTCTCTTGCTGTCCACcatgtgctccagtggatgaccGGCCAGTCCCATGTTCCCATCCTTCCTGATGAAAAGAGACATTTCAAAATAACATGCAAGTTTGACCATGAATGTAAGGAGCGGCTGGGAGATCACTCCATTTGTTACCCAGTTGTGAGTGCATGCACTTGTACTGtgacttttccagtgcagcATCTGGACACTTACACAGTGTTTAAAACCATAATGAGTGCAGCAGTTAAATATGGTGGTGGATTCCACAGAGTTTAA
- the LOC112435283 gene encoding uncharacterized protein LOC112435283 isoform X2 encodes MGRQTVSLPEDGDHAEISRLLEETFPKMEYLCGGWLLHKATGGSGRRKLTVIPPETEGYSVKTLKAVSGGGKSTFYIVPLQETLDTSPLPPDSQHFSKMPKKICYQCNEVMPLQMLAVHINTCKGKFSPDETDDEESELCIVKSKCKVICPICTKDFPEDEITVHASLCGDSFQCMVPEENDQTTGTPAQTSVCTTDSVEDVLRCLEQQVDTTTEFKLCVDREDLPDRGILQWQRKKAASPTSVLRVVFIGEAGVDTGALRKEFLSDMISGIESRFFEGLENKGKNPKYSLTDLDNENFRTVGEIIAVSLAQGGPSPAFFKEWCYNFLCSGEVDFSCLSKEDVADVESSLLIRKVEDAADIQSLMMWADEIVSCGYTNQIKMDSKESMIRAIVLHSTTRLIPMLQQLRKGMELYGLVNLMAVNPEACHSLFVPGKILKPDADFIMMSCQPHFSEKGTSRERTERKIINFLQDFLQEIEVSEKTSETFSNITDGNTGGAGGEKSESLAVHHVLQWMTGQSHVPILPDEKRHFKITCKFDHECKERLGDHSICYPVVSACTCTVTFPVQHLDTYTVFKTIMSAAVKYGGGFHRV; translated from the exons ATGGGGAGACAAACAGTGTCTCTTCCAGAAGATGGTGACCATGCAGAG ATTTCTAGACTTCTGGAAGAAACCTTTCCAAAAATGGAATATCTTTGTGGAGGATGGCTCTTACATAAGGCAACAG GTGGCAGTGGTCGACGAAAGCTCACTGTAATTCCACCTGAAACAGAAGGATATTCTGTCAAAACACTGAAAGCTGTGTCAGGAGGTGGCAAATCCACTTTTTACATAGTACCTCTTCAGGAAACATTAGACACATCTCCTCTACCTCCCGACTCACAGCACTTTTCAAAGATGCCAAAGAAGATATGTTACCAGTGTAATGAAGTTATGCCTCTGCAGATGCTTGCAGTACACATCAATACGTGCAAAGGAAAATTCTCTCCTGATGAGACTGATGATGAG GAATCGGAGTTATGCATTGTGAAAAGCAAATGCAAG GTTATTTGTCCAATATGCACTAAGGATTTTCCTGAAGATGAGATCACAGTCCATGCGAGTCTGTGTGGGGATAG CTTTCAATGCATGGTGCCTGAAGAAAATGACCAAACTACAGGGACACCAGCTCAAACTTCAGTATGCACAACAGACAG CGTGGAAGATGTATTGCGTTGCCTTGAACAACAAGTCGACACCACAACAGAATTTAAGTTGTGTGTGGACAGAGAAGACCTTCCAGACAGAGGCATTCTccagtggcagagaaaaaaagctgCATCTCCCACCAGTGTTCTTAGGGTGGTTTTCATTGGAGAGGCAGGCGTGGATACAGGAGCACTTAGGAAAGAGTTTTTGAGTG ACATGATTTCAGGTATTGAAAGCAGATTCTTTGAAGGACTTGAGAACAAGGGCAAAAACCCCAAGTATTCTCTGACCGATCTTGATAATGAAAACTTCAG AACTGTTGGTGAAATAATTGCAGTCAGCCTCGCCCAAGGAGGCCCATCTCCTGCCTTTTTCAAAGAATGGTGCTACAATTTCCTCTGCTCAGGAGAGGTTGATTTCAGCTGTCTGTCTAAGGAGGATGTTGCAGATGTGGAATCTTCCCTGCTCATCCGCAAA GTTGAAGATGCAGCAGACATACAGTCTCTGATGATGTGGGCTGATGAAATTGTCAGCTGTGGATACACAAACCAGATAAAGATGGATAGTAAGGAAAGCATGATCCG tgctATTGTCTTACACTCTACAACAAGACTGATTCCAATGCTACAGCAGCTCCGAAAGGGCATGGAACTGTATGGTCTTGTGAACCTGATGGCTGTAAATCCTGAAGCTTGCCACAGTTTGTTTGTTCCTGGGAAAATCCTCAAA CCAGACGCTGATTTCATTATGATGAGCTGCCAACCACATTTCAGTGAAAAAGGGACATCTAGGGAGAGAACTGAGAGGAAGATCATAAATTTTTTGCAAGATTTCTTGCAGGAGATTGAAGTATCAG aaaagacttcagaaacattttcaaacatcaCAGATGGAAACACAGGCGGTGCAGGTGGTGAAAAATCAGAGTCTCTTGCTGTCCACcatgtgctccagtggatgaccGGCCAGTCCCATGTTCCCATCCTTCCTGATGAAAAGAGACATTTCAAAATAACATGCAAGTTTGACCATGAATGTAAGGAGCGGCTGGGAGATCACTCCATTTGTTACCCAGTTGTGAGTGCATGCACTTGTACTGtgacttttccagtgcagcATCTGGACACTTACACAGTGTTTAAAACCATAATGAGTGCAGCAGTTAAATATGGTGGTGGATTCCACAGAGTTTAA
- the LOC106674640 gene encoding uncharacterized protein LOC106674640, with translation MASMHRVDAVGIFKRITELGCVVRRSYSVRGPLSLVHIDTNHKLIRYNVVIFGGVDGYSRKVLYLDAATNNRAKTAFSFFLRSAQLHGLPSRVRADQGVENLDIAHFMFATRGTGRASFISGKSVHNQRVERLWRDVWIAVTSKYHDILHSLEEDGLLDISDVIHLFGVHYIFVPRLRADLVTFVGGWNNHPLRTEGGLTPEQLWCMGHLQELDEGERLEELRDPGIDWESAVLQEESNSTVVVPEVECPLDEETLEGLQRTINPLEHSESHGRDLYIQFLLQVSNQQ, from the exons ATGGCCTCCATGCATCGAGTTGATGCTGTAGGGATCTTCAAACGGATCACAGAACTAGGCTGTGTTGTGCGAAGAAGCTACTCGGTGCGAGGCCCTCTCTCCCTGGTCCACATAGACACAAATCACAAGCTAATAAG GTACAATGTTGTGATCTTTGGTGGAGTGGATGGCTACTCAAGGAAG gTCCTGTACTTGGATGCAGCAACTAACAACAGGGCAAAAACTGCATTCTCATTTTTCCTGAGATCAGCCCAGCTTCACGGCTTGCCATCAAG GGTTAGGGCAGATCAAGGAGTAGAAAACCTGGACATTGCACATTTCATGTTTGCCACAAGAGGAACAGGGAGAGCGAGTTTCATATCTGGAAAGAGTGTCCACAATCAGAG AGTAGAACGACTTTGGCGTGATGTCTGGATTGCAGTCACTAGCAAGTACCATGATATTCTTCACTCACTCGAGGAGGATGGCCTGCTTGACATTTCAGATGTCATTCATCTTTTTGGTGTCCACTACATCTTTGTCCCTCGACTCCGAGCAGATCTTGTCACCTTTGTTGGAGGATGGAATAATCATCCCCTCAGGACAGAAGGTGGTCTCACTCCTGAACAGCTCTGGTGTATGGGACATCTACAAGAGCTGGACGAGGGCGAGAGACTTGAG GAGCTTCGGGATCCAGGCATTGACTGGGAGAGTGCTGTACTGCAAGAAGAATCTAACAGCACAGTTGTGGTTCCTGAAGTTGAATGCCCACTGGATGAGGAAACCCTGGAGGGGCTTCAGAGAACTATTAATCCCTTGGAACATTCTGAGTCACACGGTCGTGACCTGTACATACAATTCTTGCTACAGGTGTCAAACCAACAGTGA